The Streptomyces sp. NL15-2K genome contains a region encoding:
- a CDS encoding PDR/VanB family oxidoreductase: MVGTSLVADAGSGAGAERPTPTKAATLTVSAKEDIAEGVVSLTLTHPGGARLPDWTPGSHIDVVLPGGAVRQYSLCGDRWDAYAYRVAVLREPAGRGGSAHVHDRLRPGDRVGVGGPRNHFPLVPSEKYLFIAGGIGITPLLPMMHQAELLGADWQLLYGGRTRSSMAFREELTAAYGERVHVVPQDELGLLDLAAWLGTPRPDTKVYCCGPAPLLAAVEAACVSWPPYALRVERFSAGAQTAPVRNTPFEVELRRTGHTVTVTPDISVLEAVRRAGADVLSSCEQGTCGTCLTTVLEGQPDHRDSVLADHERAANDCMFLCVSRSCGDRLVLDI, encoded by the coding sequence GTGGTCGGAACCAGCCTGGTTGCGGACGCCGGGTCCGGCGCGGGCGCGGAACGCCCGACGCCGACGAAGGCGGCGACACTGACGGTCTCCGCCAAGGAGGACATCGCCGAGGGTGTCGTGTCACTCACCCTCACCCACCCGGGCGGTGCCCGTTTGCCGGACTGGACGCCCGGCTCCCACATCGATGTGGTTCTGCCGGGCGGGGCTGTCCGGCAGTACTCACTGTGCGGCGACCGATGGGACGCGTACGCCTACCGGGTCGCCGTGCTGCGGGAGCCTGCGGGACGGGGTGGATCCGCTCATGTGCACGACCGGCTGCGTCCGGGGGACCGCGTCGGGGTCGGCGGCCCGCGCAACCACTTCCCCCTGGTGCCGTCGGAGAAGTACCTGTTCATCGCGGGCGGCATCGGCATCACCCCGCTGCTGCCCATGATGCACCAGGCCGAACTGCTTGGCGCGGACTGGCAGTTGCTGTACGGCGGGCGCACACGGTCGTCGATGGCCTTTCGCGAGGAGCTGACGGCGGCCTACGGCGAGCGGGTGCATGTCGTCCCGCAGGACGAGCTCGGGCTGCTGGACCTGGCGGCCTGGCTGGGCACACCGCGACCGGACACCAAGGTGTACTGCTGCGGCCCCGCCCCGCTGCTCGCCGCCGTCGAAGCCGCGTGCGTCTCCTGGCCGCCGTACGCCCTGCGGGTCGAGCGGTTCTCCGCCGGCGCGCAGACCGCGCCGGTGCGGAACACTCCGTTCGAGGTGGAGTTGCGACGTACCGGACACACCGTCACCGTCACCCCGGACATCTCGGTTCTGGAGGCGGTGCGCCGCGCCGGTGCGGACGTGCTGTCCTCCTGCGAGCAGGGCACCTGCGGAACGTGTCTGACAACGGTGCTGGAAGGGCAGCCGGACCACCGGGACTCGGTGCTGGCCGACCATGAACGGGCGGCGAACGACTGCATGTTCCTGTGCGTGTCGCGTTCCTGCGGCGACCGTCTCGTCCTCGACATCTGA
- a CDS encoding iron-sulfur cluster assembly protein has product MSGVTEDRVRNVLNGIVDPCSITAGVPAGMDDMGLITGIQVRDDGSGGRRISVTFGLTDPTCMLLGSFANEARERLSALPGVTGVDVTLDHELEWTEDRFAPHYRQRLAEHREGRRRDLPLLAVTTRGRAGDQ; this is encoded by the coding sequence ATGAGCGGCGTCACCGAGGACCGCGTCCGGAACGTGCTCAACGGGATCGTCGACCCGTGCAGCATCACCGCGGGTGTCCCGGCCGGGATGGACGACATGGGGCTGATCACCGGCATCCAGGTGCGCGATGACGGCTCGGGCGGCCGGCGGATCAGCGTGACGTTCGGACTCACCGACCCGACCTGCATGCTGCTGGGCTCGTTCGCCAACGAGGCCCGCGAACGGCTCTCCGCGCTACCGGGCGTCACCGGCGTCGACGTCACGCTGGACCACGAACTGGAGTGGACCGAGGACAGGTTCGCCCCGCACTATCGACAGCGGCTCGCCGAGCACCGCGAGGGGAGGCGTCGTGACCTCCCTCTCCTGGCCGTGACCACGAGGGGACGAGCCGGTGACCAGTGA
- a CDS encoding IclR family transcriptional regulator — MRTQNGESVLARAVRIFEAFTPEESALTVSEISRRTGLHVATASRLVAELVSYGFLTRDDDRRVRIGMRLWELATRASPTLSLRNAAMPFMEGVHDVVGHHVQLGVLDGDEALFLERLTAPEAVINYTRIAGRLPLHASSSGLVLLAHGPADLRERVLEGPLPRYTPDTPATAARLRAVLAEIRRQGYAYCPGYVHPDALGVAAPVRDARGEVVAALAVIVPNEAGASSVVPVVRTAARGVSRALGAPGALGAPDVPGRGREPGDPRDGRATGG, encoded by the coding sequence GTGAGGACACAGAACGGCGAGTCGGTTCTGGCGAGGGCCGTGCGGATCTTCGAGGCGTTCACGCCGGAGGAGTCGGCCCTGACCGTCTCGGAGATCTCCCGGCGTACGGGGCTGCACGTGGCGACCGCGTCGCGCCTGGTGGCCGAGCTGGTCTCGTACGGGTTCCTGACCCGGGACGACGACCGCCGGGTGCGGATCGGCATGCGCCTGTGGGAGCTGGCCACCCGGGCCTCGCCCACCCTGTCGCTGCGCAACGCGGCCATGCCGTTCATGGAGGGCGTCCACGACGTCGTCGGCCACCACGTTCAGCTCGGCGTGCTCGACGGCGACGAGGCGCTGTTCCTGGAACGGCTGACCGCACCGGAGGCCGTGATCAACTACACCCGTATCGCGGGCCGCCTTCCCCTGCACGCCTCCTCAAGCGGCCTGGTCCTCCTCGCCCACGGCCCCGCCGACCTGCGGGAGCGGGTGCTCGAAGGACCCCTGCCCCGCTACACCCCGGACACTCCCGCCACCGCCGCGCGGCTGCGAGCCGTGCTGGCCGAGATCCGTCGCCAGGGGTACGCGTACTGCCCGGGATACGTCCACCCGGACGCGCTGGGCGTCGCGGCGCCGGTGCGCGACGCGCGCGGTGAGGTGGTGGCCGCGCTGGCGGTGATCGTCCCCAACGAGGCGGGGGCCTCGTCCGTCGTGCCCGTGGTGCGGACCGCGGCACGCGGTGTCTCTCGTGCGTTGGGTGCCCCGGGTGCGTTGGGTGCCCCGGATGTTCCGGGGCGCGGTCGAGAGCCCGGTGACCCACGTGACGGTCGTGCGACGGGCGGATGA
- a CDS encoding amidohydrolase family protein, translating to MMIEDTLVVEGVAHDYNFLTENCVNPAFGRAIGEHMYHLHEKFGGPGYAVEKSLYLDHGAGAETIGRAILAESQSDIIVYHETPIYGHFRDGGSALSTGLEMRELWPNRVLVYGAVSPLRPGAVDRVDELVDVHHVNALKLYPIDLVEGRVTSLDMSDPEVCFPVFERAQERGLKVIGIHKALPVGPGPASALRIDDIEGAAAAFPDLTFEVVHGGLAFVEETAMLMECAPNVMVNLEVTSALARTAPRRFAEAMGAFLAVPGGARRIIWGTGVIAAHPRPLIEAFWDLETPQDLIEERGVEPLTREVKKAILGSNFLRLHGIDEDKLRTTIAGDEFDTTELAPPWGGKVQPEPVAVA from the coding sequence ATGATGATCGAAGACACCCTGGTGGTCGAGGGCGTGGCCCACGACTACAACTTCCTGACCGAGAACTGCGTCAATCCGGCCTTCGGCCGCGCGATCGGCGAGCACATGTACCACCTGCACGAGAAATTCGGCGGGCCCGGCTACGCCGTCGAGAAGTCGCTCTACCTCGACCACGGCGCGGGCGCCGAAACCATCGGGCGGGCGATCCTCGCGGAGAGCCAGTCCGACATCATCGTCTACCACGAGACCCCGATCTACGGACACTTCCGCGACGGCGGCTCCGCGCTCTCCACCGGCCTCGAGATGCGGGAGCTGTGGCCGAACCGGGTGCTGGTCTACGGGGCGGTGTCCCCGTTGCGGCCGGGTGCGGTGGACCGCGTCGACGAACTGGTCGACGTGCACCACGTCAACGCTCTCAAGCTCTACCCGATCGACCTGGTCGAGGGCCGGGTCACCTCGCTGGACATGAGTGACCCGGAAGTGTGTTTCCCGGTGTTCGAGCGGGCCCAGGAGCGCGGGCTGAAGGTCATAGGGATCCACAAGGCACTCCCGGTCGGGCCCGGTCCGGCCTCCGCCCTGCGGATCGACGACATCGAGGGGGCCGCGGCGGCGTTCCCCGACCTGACCTTCGAGGTGGTGCACGGCGGGCTGGCGTTCGTCGAGGAAACAGCCATGTTGATGGAGTGTGCCCCGAACGTCATGGTCAACCTGGAAGTCACCTCCGCTCTGGCGCGCACGGCACCGCGCCGGTTCGCCGAAGCGATGGGAGCCTTCCTCGCCGTACCCGGCGGGGCCAGGCGCATCATCTGGGGCACCGGAGTCATCGCGGCCCATCCGCGCCCGCTGATCGAGGCGTTCTGGGATCTCGAAACACCGCAGGACCTGATCGAGGAACGCGGCGTGGAGCCGCTGACCAGGGAAGTGAAGAAGGCCATCCTCGGCAGCAACTTCCTGCGTCTGCACGGCATCGACGAGGACAAGTTGCGGACCACGATCGCCGGCGACGAGTTCGACACCACCGAGCTGGCACCGCCGTGGGGCGGGAAGGTCCAGCCCGAGCCGGTGGCGGTGGCGTGA
- a CDS encoding DoxX family membrane protein has translation MPDTPPRYDDIGHALSRLALAAVFVSGGRHVWQHPDGPAQGAETFLKRCRRAVPLLDRFTDRQLVRANAAVHMTAGATLAAGIAPAASATALTGSLVPTTLAAFPFWAQPDGPQRVRQQGDFLKNLALAGGLLAVMVNSERRTK, from the coding sequence ATGCCTGACACACCACCGCGCTACGACGACATCGGCCACGCCCTCTCCCGTCTCGCGCTCGCCGCAGTCTTCGTCTCCGGAGGCCGCCACGTCTGGCAGCACCCGGACGGCCCCGCGCAGGGGGCGGAAACCTTCCTGAAGCGGTGCCGCCGCGCGGTGCCCCTCCTGGACCGGTTCACCGACCGCCAACTGGTGCGCGCCAACGCGGCCGTGCACATGACCGCCGGAGCGACACTCGCGGCCGGCATCGCCCCCGCGGCCTCCGCCACGGCACTCACCGGCTCGCTCGTGCCCACGACCCTCGCCGCCTTCCCGTTCTGGGCCCAGCCGGACGGCCCGCAACGCGTGCGCCAGCAGGGCGACTTCCTCAAGAACCTGGCCCTGGCCGGCGGCCTGCTCGCGGTCATGGTCAACAGCGAGCGACGAACCAAGTAG
- a CDS encoding MBL fold metallo-hydrolase produces the protein MTAARIEHLVTSGTFSLDGGTWDVDNNVWIVGDDEEAIVIDAAHDADTIAATVGDRRLRAIVCTHGHDDHIDAAPALADATGAPILIHLDDRLLWKHTHPDRKPDGYLSDMRRITVAGIELTVLHTPGHTPGAISLHAPDLGTVFTGDTLFAGGPGATGRSYSDFPTIIRSIRDRLLVLPPETVVRTGHGEPSTIGAESPHLREWVDRGY, from the coding sequence GTGACGGCCGCCCGTATCGAGCATCTGGTCACGTCCGGCACCTTCAGCCTCGACGGCGGCACCTGGGACGTCGACAACAACGTGTGGATCGTGGGCGACGACGAAGAGGCGATCGTCATCGACGCCGCTCACGACGCCGACACCATCGCGGCCACCGTCGGCGACCGGCGGCTTCGGGCCATCGTGTGCACCCATGGCCACGACGACCACATAGACGCCGCTCCCGCGCTCGCCGACGCGACCGGTGCGCCGATCCTGATCCATCTCGACGACCGCCTGCTGTGGAAGCACACCCACCCCGACCGGAAGCCGGACGGCTATCTCTCGGACATGCGCCGGATCACCGTGGCCGGAATCGAACTGACGGTGCTTCACACCCCTGGCCACACGCCTGGAGCGATCTCGCTGCACGCCCCGGACCTGGGCACGGTGTTCACCGGCGACACGCTGTTCGCAGGCGGACCGGGGGCCACCGGGCGGTCGTACTCCGACTTCCCGACGATCATCCGCTCCATCCGCGACCGGCTCCTCGTCCTGCCGCCCGAGACGGTGGTCCGCACCGGCCATGGCGAGCCGAGCACCATCGGCGCCGAGTCTCCACATCTGCGAGAGTGGGTCGACCGGGGCTACTGA
- the ribA gene encoding GTP cyclohydrolase II, with product MTTSTAAATVRTQVRVPLSFSDGYQVTADVITFNGLADGAEHVALVLGDPAAAAAPLVRLHSECLTGDVFGSARCDCGPQLREATERIAATGGVLLYLRQEGRGIGLYNKLDAYALQDAGLDTYEANLALGLPEDARNYTAAAQMLTALGITDLNLLTNNPDKAHQLRGLGLSVTRTVPTGVHTTPSNLRYLHAKVQHTHHTIALAPMASLAV from the coding sequence ATGACCACCAGCACCGCCGCAGCCACCGTCCGCACCCAGGTCCGCGTTCCGCTGAGCTTCTCGGACGGCTACCAGGTGACCGCCGACGTGATCACGTTCAACGGCCTGGCCGACGGCGCCGAGCATGTCGCCCTGGTCCTTGGAGACCCGGCCGCGGCTGCCGCCCCGCTGGTGCGTCTGCACTCCGAATGCCTCACCGGTGACGTCTTCGGCTCCGCCCGCTGCGACTGCGGACCCCAGCTGCGCGAGGCCACCGAGCGCATCGCCGCCACCGGAGGCGTCCTGCTCTACCTCCGCCAGGAAGGCCGCGGCATCGGCCTCTACAACAAGCTCGACGCCTACGCCCTGCAGGACGCCGGCCTGGACACCTACGAGGCCAACCTGGCCCTCGGCCTGCCGGAGGACGCCCGCAACTACACCGCCGCAGCCCAGATGCTGACCGCCCTCGGCATCACCGATCTGAACCTGCTCACCAACAACCCTGACAAGGCCCACCAGTTGCGCGGTCTCGGCCTCTCGGTCACCCGGACCGTCCCCACCGGCGTGCACACCACGCCCAGCAACCTGCGCTACCTGCACGCCAAGGTCCAGCACACCCACCACACCATCGCCCTCGCACCGATGGCGAGCCTGGCCGTCTGA
- a CDS encoding NADP-dependent oxidoreductase, which produces MKAVVVTDFGAQPEFVDLPTPEPGAGEILVRVHAAGVNPFDWKVTDGALKDSVEHTFPLVMGSDGAGVVERTGPGVTRFRPGDRVYGQFMRLPHGHGSYAEYTVAEQDGNIALIPQALPFTLAAALPTASVTAYQAVQAARVESGHTLLINGASGGVGQSAIQFAARAGARVLATGTSDLADHLRDLGAHHVIDFTQAPTHEQVAAAYPEGIDAVIDLVTPTGGDINPMAELLRAGSTLVSTNYATDPDALAARDILGVNLGNRPTVETLTTLAELAAAGELRVRIDAEVPLADAPAIVARARAGHATGKTVIVP; this is translated from the coding sequence ATGAAAGCCGTCGTCGTCACCGATTTCGGAGCCCAACCCGAGTTCGTCGACCTGCCCACACCCGAGCCCGGCGCCGGTGAAATCCTGGTGCGCGTCCACGCCGCCGGAGTGAACCCCTTCGACTGGAAGGTCACGGACGGCGCCCTCAAGGACTCCGTGGAGCACACCTTCCCCCTGGTCATGGGCTCGGACGGCGCGGGCGTCGTCGAAAGGACGGGACCGGGCGTCACCCGCTTCCGTCCCGGGGACCGTGTCTACGGACAGTTCATGCGGCTGCCCCACGGCCACGGCTCCTACGCCGAGTACACCGTCGCCGAGCAGGACGGCAACATCGCCCTCATACCTCAGGCTCTCCCCTTCACACTCGCCGCCGCCCTCCCCACCGCGAGCGTCACCGCCTACCAGGCCGTCCAGGCCGCGCGCGTCGAGAGCGGGCACACCCTTCTGATCAACGGCGCCAGTGGCGGCGTAGGCCAGTCGGCCATCCAGTTCGCCGCCCGGGCCGGAGCCCGTGTCCTGGCCACCGGAACCTCCGATCTCGCCGACCACCTTCGCGATCTCGGTGCTCACCACGTCATCGACTTCACCCAGGCCCCCACCCATGAGCAAGTGGCCGCCGCGTACCCCGAGGGCATCGACGCCGTCATCGACCTCGTCACCCCGACCGGCGGCGACATCAACCCCATGGCCGAGCTGCTTCGCGCCGGCTCCACCCTGGTCAGCACCAACTACGCCACTGATCCCGACGCCCTGGCCGCCCGCGACATCCTCGGCGTCAACCTCGGCAACCGTCCCACCGTCGAGACGCTGACGACACTCGCCGAACTCGCCGCCGCCGGAGAACTGCGCGTCCGTATCGACGCGGAAGTCCCGCTCGCCGACGCCCCGGCCATCGTTGCCAGGGCCCGCGCCGGCCATGCCACCGGAAAGACCGTCATCGTCCCCTGA
- a CDS encoding cytochrome P450: MTEALERAVVPPVSDADPFAHEVLVEPEPLHQALREAGPVVYLSRYDVHALARYEQVHAALVDWQHFESGSGVGLANFRHEEPWRTPSLLLEADPPRHDAPRRVLREVLAPPALRRLRETWHTVAEELVDQVLAGGTEFDGFAALAEAFPLRAFPDAVGLGPDGREHLLPYGNMAFNAFGPRNDLVAADAHRVAELSVWVNAQCEREALSEDGFGRQIWDAADRGDLTHEQAPLVVRSLLTAGVDTTVHGLAACLYAFATHPEEWRRLRERPELARAAFEEAVRWQSPVQTFFRTATTDVAIAGTVIPADTKILMFLGAANRDPARWHDPDRFDLTRDPSGHVGFGMGLHQCIGQHVARLEAEALLTALARRVERMELTGTPHRHPNNTLRSWASLPLRVQPAA; the protein is encoded by the coding sequence ATGACCGAGGCACTGGAGCGTGCCGTCGTGCCGCCCGTCAGTGACGCCGACCCGTTCGCCCACGAGGTCCTCGTGGAACCCGAACCGCTGCACCAGGCCCTGCGCGAGGCCGGTCCGGTCGTGTACCTGTCGCGCTACGACGTCCACGCGCTCGCCCGCTACGAACAGGTGCACGCCGCCCTGGTGGACTGGCAGCACTTCGAGTCGGGTTCGGGCGTGGGTCTCGCCAACTTCCGCCACGAGGAGCCGTGGCGCACGCCGAGCCTGCTGCTGGAGGCCGACCCGCCCCGACACGACGCCCCACGCCGGGTGCTGAGGGAGGTCCTCGCTCCGCCCGCATTGCGTCGCCTGCGCGAGACATGGCACACCGTGGCTGAGGAACTGGTCGACCAAGTCCTCGCCGGAGGAACCGAGTTCGACGGCTTCGCGGCGCTGGCGGAGGCGTTCCCGCTGCGGGCGTTTCCGGACGCGGTGGGCCTCGGCCCGGACGGCCGGGAGCACCTCCTGCCGTACGGCAACATGGCCTTCAACGCCTTCGGCCCGCGCAACGACCTGGTCGCGGCGGACGCGCACCGGGTGGCGGAGCTGTCGGTATGGGTGAACGCCCAGTGCGAGCGGGAGGCGTTGAGCGAGGACGGCTTCGGAAGGCAGATCTGGGACGCTGCCGACCGCGGCGACCTGACGCACGAACAGGCGCCGTTGGTGGTGCGCTCCCTGCTCACCGCCGGCGTCGACACCACCGTGCACGGTCTGGCGGCCTGCCTCTACGCCTTCGCCACCCACCCCGAGGAGTGGCGACGGCTGCGGGAGCGGCCGGAGTTGGCGCGAGCCGCGTTCGAGGAGGCGGTCCGCTGGCAGTCGCCGGTGCAGACCTTCTTCCGCACCGCCACCACCGATGTCGCCATCGCCGGCACAGTCATCCCCGCGGACACGAAGATCCTCATGTTCCTCGGCGCGGCCAACCGCGACCCGGCCCGCTGGCACGACCCCGACCGCTTCGACCTCACCCGCGACCCCTCCGGTCATGTCGGCTTCGGCATGGGCCTGCACCAGTGCATCGGCCAGCACGTGGCCCGCCTGGAGGCCGAGGCGCTGCTGACCGCCCTGGCCCGCCGCGTCGAGCGAATGGAACTCACCGGCACACCGCACCGCCACCCCAACAACACCCTGCGCTCGTGGGCGTCCCTGCCACTGCGCGTCCAGCCGGCTGCTTGA
- a CDS encoding heme-binding protein produces MREPLTYAIAHGAAEAALDAARAGGARICVVVVNRGGTTKVLLSDDGVGPIGVETARRKAYTAAVTGMPTAAFAEFAASPAMAVAPVHLVDAGLLPVPGGVPITVDDGEVIGGIGVGGADGATDDRLAVEALKSIAALLA; encoded by the coding sequence ATGAGGGAGCCCCTGACCTACGCCATCGCGCACGGCGCGGCCGAGGCCGCGCTGGACGCCGCCCGGGCCGGTGGCGCGCGCATCTGCGTGGTGGTCGTCAACCGCGGGGGCACCACCAAGGTGCTGCTCAGTGACGACGGAGTCGGCCCCATCGGGGTCGAGACCGCGCGCCGCAAGGCTTACACAGCCGCCGTCACCGGCATGCCGACCGCGGCGTTCGCCGAGTTCGCGGCGTCCCCCGCGATGGCGGTCGCGCCCGTGCACCTCGTCGACGCCGGCCTCCTCCCAGTGCCGGGCGGGGTGCCGATCACCGTGGACGACGGCGAGGTCATCGGCGGAATCGGGGTGGGTGGCGCCGACGGGGCCACCGACGACCGTCTCGCGGTGGAGGCGCTGAAGAGCATCGCGGCGCTGCTGGCATAA
- a CDS encoding MarR family transcriptional regulator, translated as MSHTRWLDDDEKRAWTAFTTAHALLYRRLELRLKRDFGLSGLQYEILARLSGVPDREMRMAELAGALVNSKSGLTYQIGQMEKAGLVRRRSCPSDDRAVFAVLTDEGMALLERAAPSHVELVRELLIDVLTPDQVRAIADGLGEASRRMAAGPGETRAAADETECAGAGAGAGAGAGAEAAADVGA; from the coding sequence GTGAGCCATACGCGTTGGCTTGACGACGACGAGAAGCGTGCCTGGACGGCCTTCACGACCGCGCACGCGCTGCTGTACCGGCGGCTGGAGCTGCGGCTCAAGCGTGATTTCGGCCTGTCCGGCCTGCAGTACGAGATCCTCGCCCGGCTCAGCGGAGTCCCCGACCGGGAGATGCGGATGGCTGAACTGGCCGGCGCCCTGGTCAACTCCAAGAGCGGGCTGACTTATCAGATCGGGCAGATGGAGAAGGCCGGGCTGGTGCGTCGGCGCTCCTGTCCCAGTGACGATCGTGCGGTCTTCGCCGTACTCACCGACGAGGGCATGGCTCTGCTGGAGCGGGCGGCGCCAAGTCATGTGGAGTTGGTCAGGGAACTGCTCATCGATGTGCTGACGCCGGACCAGGTGCGGGCGATCGCCGACGGCCTCGGCGAAGCGAGCCGCCGTATGGCTGCCGGCCCCGGCGAAACTCGTGCCGCGGCCGACGAGACCGAATGCGCCGGTGCCGGTGCCGGTGCCGGTGCCGGTGCCGGCGCCGAGGCCGCTGCCGACGTCGGCGCCTGA
- a CDS encoding alpha/beta hydrolase has product MTSETAQQPPSSDLTAVLANNADVMGRFMEGLSRAPRPPERVDPAPVRVVRDLVFSTPPGAEGRTELRMDLYLPRSAPTPTPVIVWLPGGGWRTQRRGYGPQLTRLFAERGYAMADIEYRSSEISPWPAQLHDVIAALRHLHDIADTYGLDPASIGLWGSSAGAHLALLAAFAGDADGSLDTGSSLAAPGVRAVVAGYPPTDLLHLNDDSLPGGVLGVDPSDPAWGLLGGHPSDRTATAVEASPARQARPHVPPVLLLHGDADLLIGPAQSRRLHNALIAAGAESHLLLVHGADHGFLNTGAWELNPMTATVLSSRTPDAERSVLLTPALIERFFDRHLRTDPWNA; this is encoded by the coding sequence GTGACCAGTGAGACCGCACAACAGCCGCCCAGCTCCGACCTCACGGCTGTGCTGGCGAACAACGCCGACGTCATGGGCCGTTTCATGGAAGGGCTCAGCCGGGCGCCCCGTCCTCCCGAGAGGGTCGACCCTGCTCCCGTCCGGGTGGTGCGCGACCTCGTCTTCAGCACTCCGCCCGGCGCCGAGGGCCGTACGGAGCTGCGGATGGACCTGTACCTGCCGCGGTCCGCACCGACCCCCACCCCCGTGATCGTGTGGCTTCCGGGTGGCGGCTGGCGCACTCAACGGCGTGGTTACGGCCCGCAGTTGACACGACTCTTCGCCGAACGCGGGTACGCCATGGCGGACATCGAGTACCGGTCCTCCGAGATCTCTCCCTGGCCGGCCCAACTGCACGACGTGATCGCCGCATTGCGCCACCTGCACGACATCGCGGACACCTATGGCTTGGACCCGGCGTCGATCGGGCTCTGGGGCAGCTCGGCCGGCGCGCACCTGGCACTGCTCGCGGCCTTCGCGGGCGACGCCGACGGCTCCCTCGACACCGGCAGCTCCCTCGCGGCGCCCGGCGTACGAGCCGTGGTGGCGGGCTATCCGCCCACCGACCTGCTGCATCTCAACGACGACTCCCTGCCCGGTGGAGTGCTGGGCGTGGATCCCTCCGACCCGGCCTGGGGACTGCTGGGCGGACACCCGTCGGACCGGACCGCCACCGCCGTCGAGGCCAGCCCGGCCCGGCAGGCCCGCCCTCATGTCCCGCCCGTGCTCCTGCTGCACGGCGACGCCGACCTCCTCATCGGCCCGGCACAGAGCCGCCGACTCCACAACGCGCTGATCGCCGCGGGCGCCGAGTCCCACCTGCTGCTGGTGCACGGCGCCGACCACGGCTTCCTCAACACCGGCGCCTGGGAACTGAACCCCATGACGGCCACCGTGCTGTCCTCCCGCACTCCGGACGCCGAACGCTCCGTGCTGCTGACCCCCGCGCTGATCGAGCGCTTCTTCGACCGCCACCTGCGAACGGACCCATGGAATGCCTGA
- a CDS encoding S-(hydroxymethyl)mycothiol dehydrogenase — translation MSQQVRGVVARAKGEPVGIETIVIPDPGPGEAVVRIQACGVCHTDLHYREGGINDEFPFLLGHEAAGVVESVGDGVTDVEPGDFVILNWRAVCGQCRACLRGRPWYCFDTHNAQQKMTLTDGTELSPALGIGAFAEKTLVASGQCTKVDPVASPAAAGLLGCGVMAGIGAAINTGAVNRGDSVAVIGCGGVGDAAVVGSRLAGAAKIIAVDIDERKLATAASLGATHTVNSRERDLVEAVRELTGGFGADVVIEAVGRPETYKQAFYARDLAGTVVLVGVPTPEMKLELPLLDVFGRGGALKSSWYGDCLPSRDFPLLIDLYLQGRLDLDAFVSETIALDGVEDAFARMHKGDVLRSVVML, via the coding sequence ATGTCCCAGCAGGTACGAGGCGTCGTCGCGCGGGCGAAGGGCGAGCCGGTCGGCATCGAGACGATCGTGATCCCCGATCCGGGGCCGGGGGAGGCGGTGGTACGGATCCAGGCGTGCGGTGTGTGTCACACCGACCTCCACTACCGTGAGGGTGGCATCAACGACGAGTTCCCGTTCCTCCTCGGCCACGAGGCCGCCGGTGTCGTGGAGTCGGTCGGCGACGGTGTGACCGATGTCGAGCCCGGTGACTTCGTGATCCTCAACTGGCGCGCGGTGTGCGGCCAGTGCCGGGCCTGTCTGCGCGGCAGGCCCTGGTACTGCTTCGACACCCACAATGCCCAGCAGAAGATGACCCTCACCGACGGCACCGAGCTGTCCCCGGCCCTGGGCATCGGTGCCTTCGCCGAGAAGACCCTGGTGGCGTCGGGACAGTGCACCAAGGTCGACCCCGTCGCGTCACCGGCCGCCGCGGGCCTGCTGGGTTGTGGCGTGATGGCGGGCATCGGCGCGGCGATCAACACCGGTGCGGTCAACCGTGGTGACTCCGTGGCCGTCATCGGCTGCGGCGGCGTCGGCGACGCGGCGGTGGTGGGCTCCCGGCTGGCGGGCGCCGCGAAGATCATCGCGGTGGACATCGACGAGCGCAAGCTAGCCACCGCGGCATCCTTGGGTGCCACGCACACCGTCAACTCACGTGAACGGGACCTGGTGGAGGCGGTACGCGAGCTGACCGGTGGCTTCGGCGCGGATGTGGTCATCGAGGCGGTCGGCCGCCCGGAGACGTACAAGCAAGCCTTCTACGCTCGCGACCTGGCCGGCACGGTCGTCCTCGTCGGCGTGCCGACGCCGGAAATGAAGCTGGAACTGCCGCTGCTGGATGTCTTCGGGCGGGGCGGGGCGCTGAAGTCGAGCTGGTACGGCGACTGCCTGCCCTCCCGCGACTTCCCCCTGCTGATCGACCTGTACCTCCAGGGCCGTCTGGACCTCGACGCGTTCGTCAGCGAGACGATCGCCCTGGACGGGGTCGAGGACGCCTTCGCCCGGATGCACAAGGGCGACGTGCTCCGCTCGGTGGTCATGCTGTGA